The sequence tactttgcgtcagttttcacagtggaagacatgagtaatatcccaacaattaaagggagtcagggggctgagttgagtatggttgccgttacgaaagagatagtgctagaaaagttaaaaagtcttaaaattggtaaatctcctggccccgatgggatacatcctagagttctgagggaggtggctgaggaaatagcggaggcattggttgagatctttcaagagtcactggagtcagggaaagtcccggatgattggaagatcgctagtgagcccccttgttcaagaaaggatcaagacaaaagatagaaaattataggccaattagcctaatctcggttgttggtaaaattctagaatctatcatttatgattagattagattacttacagtgtggaaacaggcccttcggcccaacaagtccacaccgacccgctgaagcgcaacccacccatacccctacatttaccacttacctaacactatggacaatttagcatggccaattcacctgacccgcacatctttggactgtgggaggaaaccggagcacccggaggaaacccacgcagacacggggagaacgtgcaaactccacacagtcagttgaacccgggtctcaggcgctgtgaggcagcagtgctaaccactgtgccaccgtgccgcccattatggatgaggtttctaaattcttggaagagcagagtctgattagaacaagtcaacatggatttagtaaggggaggtcatgcctgacaaacctgttggaattctttgaagaggtgacaagtaggttagacgagggaaacccagtggatgtggtctatctagactttcaaaaggcttttgataagatgccacatgggaggctgctgagcaaggtgagggcccatggtgttcgaggtgagctactggcatggattgaggattggctgtctgacagaaggcagagagtgggataaaaggttctttctcGGAATGGCAGcaggtgacgagcggtgtcccacagggttcagtgttggggccacagctgttcgcgttatatattaatgatctggatgaagggacggggggcattctagcgaagtttgctgatcatatgaagttaggtggacaggcaggtagtactgagcaagtggggaggctgaagaaggatctagacagtttgggaaagtggtccaggaaatggctgatggaattcaacgtgagcaaatgcgaggtcttgcactttggcaaaaagaataaaatcatagactactttctaaacggtgagaaaattcgtaaagccaaagtacaaagggatctgggagtgctagtcaaggattctctaaatgtaaacatgcaggttgagtccgtgattaagaaagcgaatgcaatgttgtcatttatctcaagagggttggaatataaaagcactgttgtgctactgagactttataaagctctggttaggccccatttggagtactgtgtcaagttttggtccccacacctcaggaaggacatactggcactggagtgtgtccagcggagattcacacggatgatccctggaatggttggtctaacatatgaggaacggctgaggatcctgggattgtattcattggagtttagaagattaaggggagacttaatagagacgtagaAGATAATAcacggcttggaaagggtggacactaggaaattgtttccattaggcgaggaaactaggacccgtggacacagccttagaattagggggggtcaattcagaacagaaatgcggagacatctcttcagccagagagtggtgggcctatggaattcattgccgcagagtgcagtggaggccgagacgctaaatgtcttcaaagcagagattgatagattcttgttgtctcgaggaattaagggctatggggagaatgctggtaagtggagttgaaatgcccatcagccatgattgaatggcggagtggactcgatgggctgaatggccttacttccactcctatgtcttatggtcttatggtcttaaatcagagttaacttctccaataatttctgtttttgtttcagattagaAAGGAAGACCATGAATGTAACTGGGTTAAAACCATTATTAAAAGAATGTTTCATTGGACTCAACTGAACAGCAAGACATCTAAAACGACTGAAAAAGTGTTCTGAGAGATGTGTAATGTAGGCACAAAATTTAATGATGAATGGCCATCCTGAAAACTTTCATCAATGTACATTAGTTCAAGGTTAATTACAGATAGAAGGGCAATAAGACTTATTAACTTTCACAGAGCCACATTCGATATGACTGTCTATTAGAGTTCATCATTAGCCTCAAATAGTGTAGGAAAGTGCAAATAAATTGAGACAGCACTTAGCTATATTCTTAAACCTTTGATATTTTTAGAGGGAGTCTTCATTTGTCAGGCAATCTTGGATATTAGTTCCACAAAATTAGTCATTTTGTAATGTAGAGCCTTTTTTTGTTAATCTGTTTCTGTAGGAAGAGCAGGGAGGGCACAAACATCATCGATTTGAACCGCGTCCGCAGTTTTTACTTGTGTTTTCTTTTCCGAAACCATCATGGAAAACTTCTCACTTGAAACATTCAAATGTTTTAATTTGAATTGAACGTATTCCTGAAATGATCAAAAGCGAAACTAACAAAAGCACAACTACCTGTTAATTTTAGGTGCAAAATATGCATGGGTTGCCTTTCAAACAAACAATTCTCgtggattgcacgcaatattttgAGAAATTAGAAGCTGGGCGCACTCATCTTTTTTAGCTATTTTTTAGTAATATTtaatccccccaccccaacacagcTTAAGTACAATATTTAAACTCAGTTAATGAAATAGATTTGGTTTTGAGGAAATATTTTAATATAGAGTAGCTTTTATATAAGTAATAAATTTCAGAatctttgtttcaaatttacGAGAATGATTGAATGATGTTCAAACATTACAATGTATTTCGAAGTGAACAAGTGTTATGTAAAGCATTAAATAACCTTTGAGTTTGTAGATCATGAACATATTCCCTCCCTTTCTTCTGAAGGTGTGTTACATACTGGGGTTTATTGAGTAGCCCTTTAGCCAATTGGTATTTCTTATCAGCAATTTATCCTTCCCTCCTCTCTTCCCTGTTCTTTCAACCCCAAATAAATGCTGGATGGCAATTACAACACAGACCTTGAGTtgcattgaaaaatgtggtgctggacaaacactgcaggccaggcagcatcagaggagcaggagaatcgatgtttcgggtataagcccttcttcaggaatcagtaaCTGAGTCACTTTCACTGCTATTTTAGTATGAACTACATCTATGCTGTACATGAGCAAATTTGAGCATCTTTGAAGCATGTTTCCTAACATTGGTTACTTTCCATGTAGCAAATTAACATGTGCAAAGGAGatgacagtggttagcactgctgcctcacatcatcagggacccaggttcgcttCCTGCCTTGGATGACtcactgtgcagagtttgcacattctcctcgtgtctgcgtgggtttcctccgggtgcaccagtttcctcccacaatccaagatgcgcaggttagttgaattggtcatgttaaattgcccatagttaggggtgaatacagggaatgggtctgggtgggttactctttggagagtcactatggacttgttgggccgaagggcctgtctccatattgtagggaatcatcatcatcatcatttaaAATTTAGGTTCATTGCGAGCAACCAGACgcaattaatgttttgaattttgtttgcatttttagaTAAACAAGAAGTCTCATACCAGATTGAAACctcagaaacaaatttgcaaacctGTTTTGGAACATTTTGATGAAAAATATGGACAAGAATTTGGAGAATTATGGAACAAAGTCAGGTAATGAAAGAGGTAATTTCCATAGTTTCTCATTTTGCCTTTCATAACGGTAGGATCAAAAACTCCCAGGTCAGAGCATGAAATGTTTACATTGTTGAGACAtaaaaaatgaagtctgcagatgctggagatcacagctgcaaatgtgttgctggtcaaagcacagcaggttaggcagcatctcaggaatagagaattcgacgtttcgataGTTTTCCTCAATTTGGTGGATGCTAGTCTTATGAAAGAATGGTCTCTATCAGAAATATAGTGTTGTATATGGTCTCTGTCAGAAATTTCCTGTTGCAAGTTAATGGGATCTGATCCTAATACAGGATATCTGACTGTGAAtgtagctgcttcatcaaatcTCTATTGAATGAGCTTAGCGAgtgttagtttttgttttgtaGCAAAGTCAAGATGTTAAATTGGGCAATACCTGCTTTGTAATCATGAGATACCCTCAACCTAATGCAGGCATTCTACTTTCTGCTGATCAGAACAGTCAGCAATAAGACCAAGACCAACCAGTGGTTGGTCCATCCAGACATGGTAAATATATTCCATAATCTActctctcaccccatcacccacagGACAAAACCACTGTACCACATGAGCCCTTTCAACTCATTTCAACAGTGTACATTTCAATATGCATTTAGTGTATCGTACAGCACTGTATAATCTTGTGTAATTATGTTTTAATTATTCTCCAGCTGAAAGGTACTAGATACATGGATATGAGTAATTTCTGTAGAGATATTTAAGGTGAAAGTTCAAATATTTTGCTGCTTCCACTAAAGAAATGCTATTTCAGTTTACatttactctttttttttatttttttgtttgaCCATCTTTTAGAGAAGTGCTACTGCTTCCTTCCACCTGGCAGTATGCTGTGCTTGTGAACAAGTTCAGTCAGTGTGTGACATTTGAAGAGTATCTTCAGTCTCAGGGATACTACAATTTCCTATCAGATGTTTCACCTTTTACCCAGCATTCTTTAAGATGTTACATCAGCAAGGTCCAGTGCCGATTTCCCAGACTCCAACATCAGACTGAAAGGCTAAAGGAGTACTACCTCTTAAATGCAGCTTCCTTAGTTCCTGTCCTTGCGTTGGATGTCCAGGATGGAGAGCGAGTGCTGGATTTGTGTGCTGCTCCTGGAGGGAAATCCTTGGCAATACTGCAATATGCCACGCCAGGTAGTAAATTATTATTTTGTGTTGCTGTGGAAAGCTCACACTGTGCATTCACTTTTCAGAATTGTCACATCTGCACGATACAGAATGCTGGTATGATATACGTattattaatttgattttttttctacatCCGTTGTCATCACTCTTATAGTGGCTGTTGTGGTGAACTTTTTCCTTGAAATAATTGATTGCTCATTGTGTTTCAGTAAATGAGAACTAGTATCCAAAATGGGTGGAAAGGGTAACATTGGGAGTATTGATCTACCATTGGCaaaattttgtttctatttgatttattgtagttacatgtacagagatacagtgaaaagtgataCTTCAgttggaagaacacaggaagAGTGGTATAAAATAGTGGTACAATTCTTAATGGAGTGCCGGAGCAGAGGATTTTGGATGTCAAtgtgcacaaatcattgaaggtggcagggcaggtAGAGTGAGTAGTTAATGAAGTGAAGAGTGTTCTCGGCTTTATTAAtggggcatagagtataagagcaggGATGAAATGTTGAACTTGTTAGACCTAAGCTATAAttgagggcggcatggtggcacagtggttagcactgctgcctcacagcgccagggacctgggttcaattcccgcctcaggcaactgactgtgtggagtttgcacgttctccctgtgtctgcgtgggtttcctccgggtgctccggtttcctcccacagtccaaagatgtgcgggtcaggtgaattggccatgctaaattgcccgtagtgttaggtaaggggtatatgtaggggtatgggtgggttgcgcttcggcgggtcggtgtggacttgttgggccgaagggcctgtttccacactgtaagtaatctaatattgtgcacagttgtgGGTGCCACCATTCTAGAAAGATGTAAATACATTGAAGAAACTgtagaagtgatttacaagaatggatcCAGGAATGAGAAGCCTCAGTTATAAGGATAGATTGAGGAAGCTGAGATGGCCCTCATTGGACATTTTGATAGAGATTTTCAAAGTTGAGAGTAGTCTGGACAGAGTTGATAGGGAGGGTTGTTCCTGCTCATCAAAGaagatgatcaagaaggcatagaTTTTAAAGTGATGAGTAGAAGAAGCAGGTTGATGTGAGAaatatctttttcacacagaaagttgttagggtatggaatgaacATCCTAGAAATCGGTGGAGCCAAATTCAGTCGAGGCATTTAAATCTGTATTGAATGATTATCTGGATAGAAGTGGTATGCATagatatggagaaaaagcaggggACTAGCGCTATCTTAATATGATATTCATAGTGCACATGAACATGTTCTACTTTTGTGTAAGCTTGAATAATAAGCAGCAACAACTATGAAGCATGAGAAAGTAAGCAGTCGCTGGGAAAATTAGGTGGCCAAATAGGTTGATTACTTATACCTTTCCGATGATTTGAAGTCCtgtaatatagagtcatagagatgtacagcatggaaacagaccctttggttcaacctggccatgccaaccagatatcctaactgaatctcgtcccacctgccagcacctggcccttatccctctaaacccttcctattcatagacccatccaaatttctcttaatgttgaaattgtaccagcctccaccacatcctctgacagctcattccatacacgtaccaccctctgcgtgaaagagttgccccttaggcctttttttatatctttcccctctcaccctaaacctatgccctctagttctggactccccgaccccagggaaaagactttgtctatttatcctatccatgcccctcataattttgtaaacctctataaggtcacctctcagccttcaacgctccagggaaaacagccccagcctgctcagcctctccctaaagctcagatccttcaaccctggcaacatccatgtaaattttttctgaaccctttcaagtttcacaacatctttccaataggaaggagaccagaattgcacgcaatattccaacagtagtctaaccaatgtcctgtacagccgctacatgacctcccaactcctgtactcagtactctgaccaataaaggaaagcataccaaatgccaccttcactatcctatctacctgcaactccactttcaaggaactatgaacctgcacttcaaggtctctttgttcagtaacactccctaggaccttaccattaagtggataatttctgctaagatttgctttcccaaaatacagcacctctcatctatctgaattaaactccatctgccacctctcagcccattggcccatctggtccagatcctgttgtaatttgaggtaaccctcttcgcgccgagatattgaacaattcttccgccgccttcgcctccgtgcctacttttacaaccaagactcccgcccaccctctgacgaccccttctcctgcctccaacacaccccatccacctggacaccccatcctggcctcctacccgccctcgacctctttatagccaactgccgccgtgacattaaccaactcaacctgtccacccctctcacccactccaacctctcaccctcagaacgtgcagccctccactccctccgcgccaatcccaacctcaccatcaaacccgcagacaagggaggcgcggtggtagtttggcgcactgacctgtataccgctgaagccaaacgccagctcgcggatgcctcctcttatcgcccccttgaccacgaccccacctctcaccaccaaaccatcatctcccagaccatccaagacctcatcacctcaggggatctcccatccaccgcctccaacctcatagtcccacaaccccgcaccgcccgtttctacctcctgcccaaaatccacaaacctgcctcccccggccgacccattgtctcagcctgctcctgccccaccgaactcatctcccaatacctcgacacggtcctgtcccctttagtccaagaactccccacctacgttcgggacaccacccacgccctccacctcctccaagattttcgcttccccggtccccaacgccttattttcaccatggacatccagtccctgtacacctccatcccccatcatgaaggactcaaagccctccgcttcttcctttcccgccgcaccaaccagtacccttccactgacaccctccttcgactgactgaactggtcctcaccctgaataacttctcttttcaatcctcccacttcctccaaactaaatgagttgccatgggcacccgcatgggccccagctatgcctgcctcttcgtaggatatgtggaacagtccatcttccgcaactacactggcaccaccccccaccttttcctccgctacatcgatgactgtatcggcgctgcctcgtgctcccacgaggaagttgaacagttcatcaactttactaacaccttccatcccgaccttaaattcacctggactgtctcagactcctccctccccttcctagacctttccatctctatctcgggtgaccgactcaacacagacatctactataaaccaactgactcccacagctacctggactacacctcctcccaccctgccccctgcaaaaactccatcccatattcccaattccttcgtctcagccgcatctgctcccaggaggaccagttccaacaccgcacagcccagatggcctccttcttcaaggaccgcagattccccccagacgtgatcgacgatgccctccaccgcatctcctccacttcccgctcctccgcccttgagccccgctcctccaatcgccaccaagacagaaccccactggttctcacgtaccaccccaccaacctccgcatacaacgtatcatccgccgtcatttccgccacctccaaacggaccccaccaccaaggatatatttccctcccctcccctatcagcgttccgcaaggaccactcccttcgtgactccctcgtcagatccacaccccccaccaacccaacctcaacccccggcactttcccctgcaaccgcaggaaatgtaaaacttgcgcccacacctccacactcacctccctccaaggccccaagggatccttccatatccgccacaagttcacctgtacctccacacacatcatctattgcatccgctgcacccgatgtggcctctatattggggagacaggccgcttacttgcggaacgcttcagagaacacctctgggccgcccggaccaaccaacccaaccaccccgtggctcaacactttaactctccctcccactccaccgaggacatgcaggtccttggactcctccaccagcagaacataacaacacgacagctggaggaggagcgcctcatcttccgcctgggaaccctccaaccacaaggtatgaattcagatttctccagtttcctcatttcccctcccccccaccttgtctcagtcggttccctcaactcagcaccgccctcctaacctgcaatcctcttcctgacctctccgtccccaccccactacggcctatcaccctcaccttgacctccttccacctatcccacctccatcgcccctcccccaagtccctcctccctaccttttatcttagcctgcttggctactctctctcattcctgatgaagggcttatgcttgaaacgtcgaattccctattcctgagatgctgcctggcctgctgtgctttgaccagcaacacattttcagctgtaaccctcttcgctgtccactacacctcctattttggtgtcatctgcatacttactaactgtacctcttatgcttgcatccaaatcatttatgtaaatgacaaaaagtagaggacccagcaccgattcttatggcacttcactggtcacaggcttccagtctgaaaataaccctccaccaccaccaactctgtcttctatctttgagccagttctctatccaaatggctagttctctctgtattctatgAGAAGGATTTTCATAAGGACTGTCACTATTCTGACAGGAATAGCTGATTGTTTCCAACCAGTTTCGCTTTGTTTTGCTGGGTTTTTGAGGAGTATATCATGAAAATAGGCTGTAATGGCTTCTTTTCATATCAGCATTCACTCGATGAAAATACAGGAAAGAAAAATGTTGCAATAATACAATGTTACAAAGTCTATCCTCGCAAATTTGCATGTGAGGTTCTACATAAGAGCTAACCAGCAGGTAATGGTGGTGTATAAATTTTGAATCAGTATAATCAATAGTTTAATAATTAAACCAATAACATTTAAAATATCATAATTAGGAACAATATTATAAATTGCCAAACGAAGTAACTGTGACTTTAAGATGACTCTGCAACAGAAAAGTTTTAATAAAACAGATGCTTATTTACATGAACATGAGTGGGTCTAAGTGAGAAGTATAGCTAGCTAAAAACTTTAGCCATCTCTCAACTGCTTTTCCACAGGATTATTGATGCTATATCCAGATAAATTACATATgaattgttatgaaggtgtaagtgTGTACTGCACCTTTTGAGAGAGAAAGCTGGCCAGGACTtactgaaagcacagagtgtgctgaacaatttaaaaatgtaacatttggt is a genomic window of Hemiscyllium ocellatum isolate sHemOce1 chromosome 12, sHemOce1.pat.X.cur, whole genome shotgun sequence containing:
- the nsun3 gene encoding tRNA (cytosine(34)-C(5))-methyltransferase, mitochondrial isoform X2; its protein translation is MTHCAEFAHSPRVCVGFLRVHQFPPTIQDAQINKKSHTRLKPQKQICKPVLEHFDEKYGQEFGELWNKVREVLLLPSTWQYAVLVNKFSQCVTFEEYLQSQGYYNFLSDVSPFTQHSLRCYISKVQCRFPRLQHQTERLKEYYLLNAASLVPVLALDVQDGERVLDLCAAPGGKSLAILQYATPGSFLCNEYNALRHQWLKQTLGSFVPDDLRSMISVTDLDGRQIGPQYSQMYNKVLVDAPCSNDRSWLFSSDVLQACMRITERPNLPVLQGQLLRSALEALRPGGTVVYSTCTLSRAENDDVVASVLNSYDNVQAVDLTGLASSLAHNFTFAEGVQCGLLIVPEKGRPWGPMYVSKLHKLH